AGTCGGTCTGTCAGAATGCGGGCGCGCTCCCAGAGAGGCTGTGACGTTGACACTCCCAGACTCTCGCTTCTGGGAGCACTTTTTTCATCTCATGCAGGTGCAACTCCTGAGTAGTTGCGTCTTGTAGCCTGAAAGATGTCAGGAGAACGCAGGCACGTCCTCCCTCCACCGTTGGGACTTACTCGATTCCGGTGATCTCCGGCAGGCTGCGTTGGCTCATGTGCAGGGTGTACCCCGTTTCCTGCTCCAGCTCCACATGCTCCTGATACAACTCTGGGTGCTGGCGGGCCCCGTTGATCAAATCCCCGCGCCTGGCGAACACACAGAACACACAGCTCAGCCGCTCATTCCCCGACGTGTACGCCGGGTGCAACTTCTGGCCGGCCGCCGCGATGTCGCCCTTGACTTCCTCGGTGCTTAGCCCGTGAATCGGCAGCCAGTTCATCCACGTGCGACCGGCCACGCTCTGGCTATCGTTGGCTGACCAGACACAGGCCACGGCCCGGCGTGGACTCTCGGCGCCCCGAATGCCCATCGTGTTGACGATGTGCGTGATGCCCTGAGCCTTGGCATACCGCCGGACCTCGCGCTCGATGGGTCCCCGCTTCAGGCCGCTCGTGCAGAAGCGACTGTTCGCCCCCGGCCAGCTGGGCACCTCCGGTCGCGTCTGGAAGCGGTGACGGCACCATGCTCAGCAGGTCCGGATGCGTCGTGCTCTGCGCCACCAGGAACGGCACACCCGCTGCTTCTGCTTGTGCCTGAGCATGTTCCAATGCCCCTGGCCACTCACTGCGCCCCAACGTCGCGTGCACCACCAGCTGCTGCTCCGGAGGCACATGCGCCTGGACTTCGATCATCGAGCGCTGGCTGTCCTTCCCCCCACTATGGTTCTGCACGAACAACGCCCCGGCATCCCGGGCCCGCCACACCTGCTCAAGTACCTTCTGTGCCGCCCGGCGCCGCGCCCGCAGAGAGGGTTGCACCTTCGCCGTCATGTGAGCGGCACCAGCACCAGACTCGGCGAGCGCTCCTTCGTGATCGCCAGATTGCTCAGCACTTCCCCATCGAGATCGCCCACCTTCACCAGGGCATCGGCCTTCTTCCGGTCGATGCTCGCCACCTCCAACGTGGCCGCGTCCCCAAAGGCTTCCCGGAAGCGGTCCGCGGGGTACTCCAACGAGCGCGAGCCCCGCAGTTCCGCACGGTACAGCGGCGTCTGGGCCGTCTGCCCCTGTTGCAGGGCGTCCTTGATGAGCTTCCCGAGCTCGTCCCGTTCGGATTCCAGGCCTTGAATGGTGTCGCGCACCATGGCGTACCGGTCGAGCACGTCGTTGAGTTCGTGGGGGGTCAGCTGGGTCATGGGAGGTCCTCCGGAAAGACGAGTCGGGTACCCTTGCGCGCCAGCGTCCACTGCGCGCGCGTCAGGAGTTGGGTGAGGGCGAAATCGGCCTGGGCAGCCGGGTCGGTCCACTGCATTGCGGCAAAAGACGTTAGGCCAAGGACCCGGACGATCTGATGCGCCGGGAGTCGTGGGGCAAGTTTGGGCAGCACGGCCACACTGCCCCAGAGCGAGTCCGGCACCGTGAGGGGCGGATCGATGCCTCTGGCGGTGTAGCCGGTGGGACCATGCCGCACGCGGACGGTGCTGCTCCCAATACGGGGGAAGGCTGGCCGTACGTCCTGGGCCGCAGCCTGCTGGGCGAGGGATGTGCCCGGTTGACTTCGGAGAGCACCCGCACGACCTCCAGTTCGACATCGCGTGCTCTCGCCAGGGCATGGATCTGCGCGGCCAGGGTGAGGAAAGGCAGAGAGACCTGACCTTCACCCGTCAGCGCACGTGCTGCATTCGAGCAATCCAGGTGCAGGCGGAGCGGACCCGGCCGCGCGGACTGCACGGCTAGAGCGGCCGCCTGCAGTTCGGCATTCTGGAGGGACAACGTGTGCTCCACTTGCCAGATCTGCTGGCGTCCCATCAGCACCCCCAGACCCGCTCGACCCCGCTGGCTCAGACTGGCATCGCTGTACGCGATCACGGTTGTCCTCCAGGCTCCGGGGTCAGGACCGCGGCGTGCGTCATCGCCCACTGCCGCATGCTTGCCTTGGTCAGGGTGGCCCACAGACGTATCCCGGCGCCTTGCGGCAGCTGCACGTCTGGGTATCGCCCCGCACGGGCATGGCGGAGATACTCGTGCACCTCTCCGCTGAGGGTCACGCGAAGTTCGTAGGCCGGCTCGAACGTAATGGCGAGCTTGTCGGCTGCGCACAGGCGACTGGGTTGCAGTCCCAGATGCCGAGCGTAGTACCGCGAGTGCAGGAGTGCGAACTCTCCCCAGGGGCCGAGCGTCAGGGTGCCCCAGGGGGTGATGCGGGTCTGGCGAGAGGCTTTCGAGTCGCACAGCAAGGTCATGAGCCGGGCACCGAGCTCGACGTGGCGCTCACCCTGTGGGCCGTCAAGGTCCGAGGTCAGCGCGTACCCCACGTCGTGCAGGAGAAAGGCCAGGAGAAGGCGCGGGTCGCGCACGGGGCCATAGAGGTCCACCCAGGCGCGGTATACGGCGATGGGATGCAGGAAGAAGCAGTGAGCACCCATAAGGAGACTGCGCAGGCCGGACATGCGGTTGATCTTGCGTGCTGGTGGGGTGACCGAAGGGGACATACGCGCATGTGGCCCCGTGAGGGGCCAGCGCTGGAACATCAGGCCGCCTGCGGCAGAACCTGAGCCGGGACCGCCAAGCGCACGCGCAGGAGGAACGTCGTCGTGAACAGGGCGAGCAGGGCATCCGGCTCGAACGCCCGGGTCTTGCCGTCCTCACACTCCACGAGGATCGTCCGCGCCTCGGGGTCGGCCTTGCAAAAGACGTACGTGGACACGGGCCAGCCGTCCGGCCGGCAGAGCGTCACCCGCAGGGACTGGTCGGTGAGGTGTTCGAGGACATCACGGATACCGATGGTCTGCATGACGGGCGTCTCGGCGACGAGCTTCTGGGCGAGGGTGAGCAGGGCGTGCTCCATCGCGGCGATGCGGTTGGGGTGGCCGTGCAACTTGACGACGCGGCCGTGGGCGATCAGGCGGCTCAGGCGCTTCAGGCGCAGGAGGAACGTGGAGCCGGGCGCGGCCGCCTTGCGCAGCTGCTCGATGGCGAGGGTGCGGGTGGGGATGGTGGTCTGGCTGACCTGCACGGTGAAGGGCTTATTCATGCGTGTGACTTGGCCCCCACGCGACGCGTGGGGCCAGGCCTCAACTCAGGGTGAAGGTGAAGTGCTGCCGATGCCCGTGAACCTTGATGTGCGTATCGAGCAGGCTGCGCAGGTCCGTGCCAGGCCGGAGGAGGGTCGCTTCCATCTCGGCGAGCACCTGATACTCCTGGGCGCACCGGGTCTGAAGCGAGGCCTCCGTCTCTCCGGGCTGGAGTGCTTCAGGGAGGTGGGTCTGGAGACAGGCCAGCGTCGGGCTCAGCAGCGCCTGGTCCTGGGCGTAGGCATTCATGCCGTAGGGCACCGTGCCGTCCAGGGTGACGTCGACGAAGTGGAGCGTCGAGCCATAGACGGCGGTCAGGGCGGCATGGAGTGAGGTCCGCAGGCAGGGAGGATGAATCATACGCGCCTGTGGCCCAGGCGCCGGGCGTCTGGGCCAGGACTGATGTCGTGATTTTATCGGCCTGGACGCTTTCTTTCCGGTTGGGGATACGGTAGACTGGGCGTGTTCCGCGAGGGGAACGAGGTGCATGACAATCAGGACAGAGGGGCCATCCAAGAGTGCGAAACGCACCTGGGGTGGGACCCAGGTGCGTTTGATCCGAAAGGAGGTGATCCGTACGCGTAAACAACGTAAGGATACACCGAAGCGCACGCGAAAGCCAGTGAAATGGACCGATGTGGCCGTCCTCGTGACGGCGCTCGGCACCCTCTGCACTGGCCGCGCGGCCTTGCTCACCGCCCTGAAGTAACACCCTCTCGCTCCTGACCCAGACACGCCGGACCTCCCAAAGAACACCTGCCCGCCATCACTGGCGGGCAGTCTTCATTCAGCGTCAAGAACGAGAGCGTGGAAACACAGTCCAGTCCCACGATGCATCTCGTCTAAAAGCGCTCCGGGACATCATTTACGGTCTAATCGGGAAAGACCCCTGCAACGCAATAATGAAGTTGATCACCTGAAAGGGAGGCAGATTATTGTGCGCTTGACCCTCACCTGTACTCTCGATGGCAGCCGTCGCCATCGGACTGATCGACACTGCAGGTCCGTACGCTGCGCCCTCACTGCTCCGGGCCAGCACCTTTCCAGTAGGACTGTTGCTCTCCCCGATATCACTGGCCGCACGTACGAAGTGCAGGTGGGACGCCAGTTGCTGAGTATTCAGTGTCACCGAGGATTCACCACC
This genomic stretch from Deinococcus sp. Leaf326 harbors:
- a CDS encoding phage tail protein; this translates as MDAFLGEIRMFSGNYAPQNWALCYGQLLSIQQNTALFSLLGVTYGGDGRSTFALPDLRGRTPIQQGQGPGRSSYFLGGPGGESSVTLNTQQLASHLHFVRAASDIGESNSPTGKVLARSSEGAAYGPAVSISPMATAAIESTGEGQAHNNLPPFQVINFIIALQGSFPIRP